A stretch of the Sphingobacterium thalpophilum genome encodes the following:
- a CDS encoding MBL fold metallo-hydrolase: protein MVQAYSLYEGSFSVDKSKKFVPFDPDFDDPGDRPGSMFIDVHPFLLKTDAGLIICDTGLGYANDNGVLRLHENIRKLGHEPGDINYVLMSHLHKDHAGGMVTIESGTPRIAFPKAEYIVQRGEWEDAYSGISNSYRTEIFDVVQRSGNLVLVEGTGKVNDVISYAHSGGHTANHQVFHIHSDSEHYFFGGDVLPEPEEIFHNYVAKYDFDGRRSKELRQTYWAAGAPENWIFLFYHSKSIAIGRSQAREDGSFRLIDAQP, encoded by the coding sequence ATGGTGCAGGCTTATTCTTTGTATGAAGGTTCTTTTTCCGTTGACAAGAGCAAAAAATTTGTCCCCTTTGATCCTGATTTCGATGATCCCGGGGACCGGCCGGGATCCATGTTTATCGATGTGCACCCTTTTTTGCTGAAAACAGATGCGGGTCTCATAATCTGTGATACGGGATTAGGGTATGCCAACGACAATGGTGTACTGAGATTGCATGAAAATATTCGGAAACTCGGTCATGAACCGGGGGATATCAATTATGTGCTCATGTCACACTTGCATAAGGACCATGCTGGTGGTATGGTGACTATAGAGAGCGGCACGCCGCGAATTGCTTTTCCTAAGGCCGAGTATATTGTACAGCGCGGCGAGTGGGAAGATGCTTATTCGGGTATCTCAAACTCGTATCGGACTGAAATATTTGATGTGGTACAACGGAGCGGTAACCTGGTGTTGGTGGAAGGTACCGGAAAGGTAAATGATGTAATTTCATATGCGCACAGCGGCGGCCATACGGCAAACCATCAGGTATTTCACATCCACAGTGACAGCGAGCATTACTTTTTTGGCGGCGACGTATTACCTGAGCCCGAGGAGATCTTTCATAACTATGTAGCAAAATATGATTTTGACGGCCGGCGGTCCAAAGAACTGAGGCAGACCTATTGGGCGGCAGGAGCTCCGGAAAACTGGATCTTTCTGTTTTACCATTCCAAAAGCATTGCGATCGGTCGCAGTCAGGCACGCGAAGACGGTAGTTTTAGACTGATTGATGCGCAGCCATAA
- a CDS encoding branched-chain amino acid aminotransferase, whose amino-acid sequence MNATENYSIRVEPTQNSRLSQVDFDNLKFGKILSDHMLVANYDDGEWKDVSVVPYGDISISPSMSALHYGQAIFEGIKAYKFADGTVSIFRPDRNWERFNKSAVRLQMPEVPEEIFMDGLNKLLDIDRDWVPAKEGSSLYIRPFMFGTEGALGVHPSKSYKFIIITGPVGAYYSKPISLKVETYYTRAAEGGVGFSKNAGNYALSLYPTQLANDEGYDQIMWTDAAEHKYIEEAGTANLIFRIGDSIITPHGDTILHGVTRRTIMELAEKWGYQAEQRKVSVQELIDGIKAGTVSEAFAAGTAATITHISRIGYEGQDYHLPPVEGREFSNKVLQYLNELRYGKVEDTFGWNYIVK is encoded by the coding sequence ATGAACGCGACAGAGAACTATTCAATTCGCGTAGAGCCAACTCAAAATTCAAGACTCTCGCAAGTAGATTTCGACAATCTAAAATTCGGAAAGATATTATCTGACCACATGCTGGTCGCCAACTATGATGACGGTGAATGGAAAGATGTCAGCGTCGTCCCTTATGGAGATATCAGTATCAGTCCTTCCATGTCTGCTTTACATTATGGTCAAGCGATTTTTGAGGGAATCAAAGCGTACAAGTTTGCAGATGGCACAGTGAGTATTTTTCGTCCGGACAGAAACTGGGAACGTTTCAACAAATCTGCTGTCCGTCTTCAGATGCCTGAAGTCCCTGAAGAGATCTTTATGGACGGGCTGAATAAGCTGTTGGACATCGATCGTGACTGGGTTCCGGCTAAAGAGGGTTCATCCTTATATATCCGCCCGTTTATGTTCGGTACCGAAGGAGCATTGGGCGTACATCCGTCAAAATCGTACAAGTTTATCATTATCACAGGTCCAGTAGGTGCTTATTATAGCAAACCGATCAGCTTAAAAGTCGAAACTTATTACACGCGTGCCGCAGAAGGCGGTGTTGGGTTCTCGAAAAATGCTGGTAACTATGCCCTGTCGCTTTACCCGACCCAGCTGGCAAATGATGAAGGCTATGATCAAATCATGTGGACCGATGCTGCTGAACACAAATATATTGAGGAAGCGGGTACAGCGAACCTGATCTTCCGCATTGGCGATTCGATTATCACTCCACACGGCGATACGATCCTTCATGGCGTTACACGCCGCACCATCATGGAGCTGGCAGAGAAGTGGGGATATCAGGCCGAACAAAGGAAAGTATCTGTTCAGGAACTGATCGACGGCATCAAAGCAGGTACCGTGTCCGAGGCTTTTGCCGCTGGAACTGCTGCTACGATTACACACATTAGCCGTATCGGTTATGAAGGACAGGATTACCATCTGCCTCCCGTTGAGGGCCGTGAATTCTCCAACAAGGTATTGCAGTATCTGAACGAGTTGCGCTATGGAAAAGTAGAAGACACCTTCGGATGGAACTATATCGTTAAATAA
- a CDS encoding IS1096 element passenger TnpR family protein: protein MAIYRFRVTFEDYEDVYREIDMPSKSTFLDLHEEIHKSTGYAAEASSSFYVSNDQWKKGTEIAYKPVQRKRDAEVLLMENIRLSKFIDDPHQKFYYIYNFERPYDFQVELIKILKEEDGKQYPALFKSVGQVPKTMTAANFPVSDAVEEDDYVEEDDTQYGVDDEDELDGFDSDDEDGEGEEEREESNGYEDEY from the coding sequence ATGGCAATTTATAGATTTAGAGTTACTTTTGAGGACTATGAGGACGTATATCGTGAAATTGATATGCCTTCCAAAAGTACATTTTTAGACTTGCATGAGGAAATCCATAAATCGACAGGCTATGCTGCTGAGGCTTCTTCCTCGTTCTATGTGAGCAATGACCAATGGAAAAAGGGAACCGAAATTGCGTACAAGCCGGTTCAGCGCAAACGGGATGCTGAAGTATTGCTCATGGAAAATATCCGTCTGAGCAAGTTTATCGACGATCCGCATCAGAAGTTCTATTACATCTATAATTTTGAGCGTCCCTATGATTTTCAGGTCGAATTGATTAAGATTCTGAAAGAGGAGGATGGGAAGCAATACCCTGCGCTGTTCAAGTCCGTGGGACAGGTTCCGAAAACAATGACTGCAGCCAATTTTCCTGTTTCCGATGCAGTGGAAGAAGACGACTATGTGGAGGAAGACGATACACAATACGGTGTGGACGATGAGGATGAATTGGATGGCTTCGACAGCGATGATGAAGACGGCGAAGGCGAGGAGGAGCGTGAAGAATCCAACGGGTACGAAGACGAATATTAA
- the lptB gene encoding LPS export ABC transporter ATP-binding protein produces MILKAEHLIKKYKQRTVVNNVSFHVEQGEIVGLLGPNGAGKTTSFYMIVGLIKPNEGKVFLDDQEITQDAMYQRAQRGIGYLAQEASVFRKLSVENNILAVLEIHYPNKEERLAKLEELLTEFSLHRVRKNRGDLLSGGERRRTEIARALAANPSFILLDEPFAGVDPIAVEEIQTIVAKLKTRNIGILITDHNVQETLSITDRAYLLTEGKIMLTGTPEEIADNELARKFYLGRHFELRRKKF; encoded by the coding sequence ATGATTTTAAAGGCAGAGCATCTCATAAAAAAATATAAACAACGTACTGTTGTCAACAATGTTTCCTTCCATGTAGAACAAGGGGAGATTGTCGGATTGCTGGGACCCAATGGTGCCGGCAAAACCACATCATTCTATATGATTGTAGGACTGATCAAACCCAATGAGGGCAAGGTATTTCTGGACGATCAGGAAATTACCCAAGATGCCATGTATCAACGCGCGCAACGCGGTATTGGTTATCTGGCTCAGGAAGCATCCGTCTTTCGGAAGCTGTCTGTGGAAAACAATATTCTCGCTGTCCTGGAAATACATTACCCCAACAAGGAGGAGCGCTTGGCAAAGCTGGAAGAACTATTGACCGAGTTTAGTCTGCATCGGGTGCGTAAAAACAGGGGTGACCTCCTGTCCGGTGGTGAGCGCCGGCGGACAGAGATCGCCCGTGCACTGGCCGCAAATCCTTCTTTTATTCTACTGGATGAACCCTTTGCAGGGGTAGACCCCATTGCGGTTGAGGAAATTCAGACCATCGTTGCGAAGCTCAAAACACGCAATATTGGCATCCTGATCACCGACCACAACGTACAGGAGACCTTGTCCATCACCGACAGAGCATATTTGCTGACCGAAGGCAAGATCATGCTGACGGGCACACCCGAGGAAATTGCCGACAATGAGCTCGCCCGGAAATTCTATCTCGGCCGTCATTTTGAATTACGAAGGAAAAAATTTTAA
- the miaA gene encoding tRNA (adenosine(37)-N6)-dimethylallyltransferase MiaA, which produces MAKRKTLIAIVGPTAVGKTAMAISLAQYFKTEIISADSRQFYREMSIGTAKPEAAELAAVPHHFINSHHITQDYSAGDFEREALAKLDELFRQHDVVVMVGGSGLFVRALCEGLDDLPKAGAEVRERLNSELADLGLEVMKERLKIIDPTYFEVADVDNPQRVVRALEVFEATGTPMSMFHKKEVEKRPFDILTIGLNMDRTALYGRINSRVDHMMEAGLLAEVESLLPYKMKPALLTVGYAELFDFLDGKQSLSEAVDKIKQNSRRYAKRQITWFKKYGNTHWFQPSETVEIIRFIESQLAETD; this is translated from the coding sequence ATGGCGAAGAGAAAAACATTGATAGCCATTGTGGGTCCGACTGCTGTTGGAAAAACTGCAATGGCTATTTCATTGGCACAATATTTTAAAACTGAAATCATTTCTGCAGACTCCCGCCAGTTTTACCGGGAGATGTCCATTGGCACAGCAAAGCCTGAGGCCGCTGAGCTGGCCGCTGTGCCTCATCATTTTATTAATTCCCATCACATTACACAGGACTATTCGGCAGGGGATTTTGAACGGGAGGCGCTGGCGAAACTGGATGAACTTTTTCGGCAGCACGATGTTGTCGTTATGGTTGGCGGTTCAGGACTTTTTGTCCGGGCCTTATGTGAAGGGCTGGACGACCTGCCCAAAGCGGGAGCAGAGGTCCGCGAACGACTTAATTCGGAGCTTGCTGATCTGGGCCTTGAGGTCATGAAAGAGCGACTAAAAATCATCGATCCCACCTATTTTGAGGTGGCAGATGTCGATAATCCGCAACGGGTGGTCCGTGCACTGGAAGTATTTGAAGCCACGGGCACACCAATGTCCATGTTTCATAAAAAGGAGGTGGAGAAAAGGCCTTTTGACATCCTGACAATAGGGCTGAATATGGATCGTACCGCGCTCTACGGGCGAATCAACAGCCGTGTGGATCATATGATGGAGGCTGGTCTCCTGGCAGAGGTCGAGTCACTGCTGCCTTACAAAATGAAGCCTGCCTTACTGACCGTTGGTTATGCCGAACTATTTGACTTTCTGGATGGTAAACAGTCGCTGTCCGAAGCGGTTGACAAAATCAAACAGAATTCCCGACGCTATGCCAAGCGGCAGATCACCTGGTTTAAAAAATATGGCAATACCCACTGGTTCCAACCTTCGGAAACAGTGGAGATCATTCGCTTTATAGAAAGTCAATTGGCCGAAACTGATTAG
- a CDS encoding glycosyltransferase family 4 protein, translating into MRILIIHTFYQSPGGEDIVFREETSLLSAEHDVLTLTFQNKKGWQGALQTLSSIWNIFAARKLKKTIREFEPDVVHLHNTHYASGPILIRTVAKLGIPQVMTLHNFRLLCPSATLYHHQHLFLDSIKAQFPWTAIREKAFNNSALKTFLLAFNYWFHRRIGTWNKVNRYINLTDFAREIFINSSLYVSPEKFAVKPNFVFPPPLPEVPQGEYFIYVGRLSDEKGIWNLVEAAKDTDFTLKIVGDGPLAGKIRDAIGNHPRISLLGFKPRTEIMSLVAAAQALVLPSICYEGMPITLLEAYSAGTAVLCSNLGPLPEMVIPNSTGQTFDPHDKTSIINCLTQWNAKPAAEKDEIRKTARAYYFSNFTPEINKNKLLAIYEDAINDKKLNR; encoded by the coding sequence ATGCGTATACTGATCATCCATACATTCTACCAGTCTCCTGGGGGCGAGGATATCGTTTTTCGGGAAGAAACCAGCCTTCTGTCTGCAGAACACGATGTTCTCACCCTTACTTTTCAGAATAAAAAAGGCTGGCAGGGCGCCTTGCAGACTTTAAGCTCCATCTGGAATATTTTCGCGGCAAGGAAATTAAAAAAGACGATACGCGAATTTGAGCCGGATGTGGTACATCTTCACAACACGCATTATGCTTCCGGACCGATACTTATCCGGACCGTTGCCAAACTGGGGATACCTCAGGTGATGACCTTACATAATTTCAGGCTGCTCTGTCCCTCGGCTACTTTATACCACCATCAGCACCTCTTCCTGGATTCTATAAAAGCACAATTTCCCTGGACCGCCATTCGTGAGAAAGCCTTTAATAATTCAGCATTGAAGACCTTTCTACTGGCTTTCAACTATTGGTTTCACCGCCGAATCGGCACCTGGAACAAGGTCAACCGCTATATCAACCTGACAGATTTTGCCAGAGAGATATTTATTAATTCCAGCTTGTACGTATCTCCAGAAAAGTTTGCTGTAAAGCCGAATTTTGTATTCCCCCCCCCTCTGCCCGAGGTACCTCAAGGAGAGTATTTCATCTATGTGGGCAGGCTATCCGACGAAAAAGGCATATGGAATCTGGTCGAAGCAGCCAAAGACACTGATTTTACATTAAAAATCGTGGGCGACGGTCCCCTTGCCGGAAAAATTCGGGACGCCATCGGTAACCATCCGCGTATTAGCCTGCTGGGTTTCAAGCCGCGTACTGAAATCATGTCCCTTGTTGCCGCTGCACAAGCTTTGGTCCTGCCTTCCATCTGCTACGAAGGGATGCCCATCACGCTGTTGGAGGCTTATTCAGCCGGCACCGCCGTGCTGTGTTCCAATCTGGGCCCACTGCCTGAGATGGTCATTCCAAACAGCACCGGTCAGACCTTTGATCCACATGATAAAACTTCTATCATCAACTGCCTTACACAATGGAATGCGAAGCCAGCAGCTGAAAAAGATGAGATTAGAAAGACCGCCCGGGCGTATTATTTTAGTAATTTTACACCAGAGATCAACAAAAATAAATTGCTGGCGATCTACGAGGACGCCATTAATGACAAAAAATTAAATAGATGA
- a CDS encoding cation:proton antiporter regulatory subunit, translated as MSIVRESDLIGIGKKFQIETDAGDNMVVVIHDDGRRELYRYDDEEHESRCVMTLNDDESRQIAGIIGGLSYKPKALETIEVALDDLRIEWYKVEGKCEGAGKTIGELEVRQRTGASIIAAIRDDETIINPGPAYLISAGTTLVIAGKKNNIKLLKEILL; from the coding sequence ATGTCTATTGTAAGAGAGTCCGATCTGATTGGAATTGGAAAGAAATTTCAAATTGAAACTGATGCCGGTGACAATATGGTTGTTGTGATCCACGATGACGGGCGGCGGGAATTGTATCGCTATGATGACGAAGAGCACGAGTCTCGTTGTGTGATGACGCTCAATGATGATGAATCACGTCAGATAGCAGGTATTATAGGTGGTCTGTCCTATAAACCGAAGGCATTGGAGACCATTGAAGTGGCCTTGGACGATTTGCGTATCGAATGGTACAAAGTCGAAGGCAAATGTGAGGGGGCAGGAAAGACGATCGGCGAACTGGAAGTTCGGCAACGTACCGGAGCTTCCATCATTGCGGCCATACGGGATGATGAGACCATTATCAATCCGGGGCCTGCTTACCTCATCAGTGCAGGTACTACATTGGTCATCGCAGGAAAGAAAAACAACATCAAACTTTTAAAGGAAATTTTACTGTAA
- the recJ gene encoding single-stranded-DNA-specific exonuclease RecJ, translating to MQKRWVLKSKTDVKITNKLREELNINPVLAELLVSRGIGTFDQAKQFFRPQLSDLHDPFLMKDMEKAISRIIRAIGNKEKILIYGDYDVDGTTAVAVVYSFFREFHSQLEFYIPDRYAEGYGISTQGIDYAAANGFTLIIALDCGIKAIDKIDYANSKGIDFIIGDHHLPGEKLPNAYAVLDPKRADCDYPYKELSGCGIGFKIIQAFILTNGMDIKACYQFLDLVAVSIASDIVPITGENRILSHFGLIKLNTNPCVGLKALIDLSNNRTKTFTVNDIVFQIGPRINAAGRIDHAKDAVKLLICKSLQEAKDFSSSIDDQNNVRKDFDLRITEEALALIEENVVLKSRKSTVLYKSDWHKGVIGIVASRLTEKYYRPTIILTETNGHIAGSCRSVIGFDLYEALSECADLLEQFGGHKYAAGLTMSLENVTLFQDRFEEVVARRISPEMLTQEIVIDAKLQLKDIDGKFFRILQQFEPFGPQNESPIFLSKKVSAVGQAFLVGNNHLKMAVVQEDSPSFECIGFGLAEHIDHINSGQSFDICYSIEENVWRNKRNLQLNIKGIRY from the coding sequence ATGCAAAAAAGGTGGGTACTAAAATCTAAAACTGATGTCAAAATAACCAACAAACTGCGCGAGGAATTAAATATCAACCCTGTGTTAGCGGAGTTGCTCGTCAGCCGGGGCATTGGAACTTTTGATCAGGCAAAACAGTTTTTTAGGCCACAACTGAGCGACTTGCACGATCCTTTTTTGATGAAAGATATGGAAAAAGCCATATCCAGAATCATCCGGGCCATCGGTAACAAAGAAAAAATACTGATTTATGGGGACTACGATGTTGATGGCACGACAGCCGTTGCCGTTGTCTACAGCTTCTTCCGGGAATTCCACAGCCAGCTTGAATTTTACATTCCTGACCGCTATGCCGAAGGCTACGGCATATCGACGCAGGGGATAGACTACGCCGCCGCCAACGGATTTACCTTGATCATTGCACTGGACTGCGGGATCAAGGCCATCGACAAAATTGATTACGCCAACAGCAAGGGCATAGACTTTATCATTGGCGACCACCACCTTCCGGGAGAAAAGCTTCCCAACGCCTATGCTGTACTGGATCCGAAACGTGCAGACTGCGACTATCCTTATAAGGAGCTTTCGGGTTGCGGTATCGGGTTTAAGATCATTCAGGCATTTATCCTAACCAATGGCATGGATATCAAAGCCTGCTATCAGTTTTTGGATCTGGTTGCCGTTAGCATCGCTTCGGATATTGTCCCCATCACTGGAGAAAATAGAATTCTGAGCCACTTTGGGCTTATCAAGCTCAATACCAACCCATGTGTAGGACTCAAGGCCCTGATCGACCTTTCCAACAACCGGACAAAAACATTTACCGTCAATGACATCGTTTTTCAGATCGGCCCACGGATCAATGCAGCCGGCCGCATCGATCATGCGAAAGATGCAGTCAAACTGCTTATATGTAAATCACTACAGGAAGCTAAAGATTTCAGTTCGAGTATCGACGATCAAAATAATGTACGCAAGGACTTTGACCTCAGGATAACGGAGGAAGCTCTCGCACTGATTGAGGAAAATGTCGTTCTGAAAAGCCGGAAGTCGACCGTATTATATAAGTCGGACTGGCACAAGGGGGTCATCGGAATTGTCGCCTCCAGACTCACAGAGAAATATTATCGTCCAACGATTATCCTGACCGAAACGAATGGTCATATCGCAGGTTCCTGCCGTTCGGTGATTGGATTTGACCTCTATGAAGCTCTCAGCGAATGTGCCGACTTACTCGAGCAATTTGGCGGACACAAATATGCTGCAGGGCTGACCATGTCACTGGAAAACGTCACCTTATTTCAGGACCGTTTCGAAGAGGTTGTCGCCAGACGTATCAGCCCCGAAATGCTAACGCAGGAAATTGTGATCGATGCCAAGCTTCAGCTCAAAGATATCGACGGCAAATTTTTCCGTATACTCCAGCAATTTGAGCCCTTCGGCCCGCAAAATGAATCACCTATTTTCCTAAGCAAAAAGGTCAGCGCTGTCGGGCAGGCATTTCTGGTCGGAAATAATCATTTGAAAATGGCCGTGGTACAAGAAGATTCACCTTCATTCGAGTGTATAGGTTTTGGTCTCGCCGAGCATATTGACCATATCAATTCGGGGCAGAGCTTTGACATCTGCTACAGCATTGAGGAAAATGTATGGCGCAACAAACGAAACCTGCAACTCAACATAAAGGGGATCAGGTATTAG
- a CDS encoding GH3 auxin-responsive promoter family protein yields MALLNSIFTWFMKKRIHQIELFMKYPHDVQEEWFQSLISTAEATEWGKKYDYTSILTPEIFKERVPIQDYDDIKGYVDRMIKGEQNILWPSDIKWFAKSSGTTSDRSKFIPVSEEALEECHFQGGKDMLTIYCHNRPENRVFTGKSVVIGGSSQINNFSPDSYYGDLSSILIRNLPFWAEFKRTPNIEVTLNPNFEEKIEQIAQITIKENVTSLAGVPTWNIVMAKRILEITGKDNLLEVWPNLEFYGHGGVSFKPYREQFKSLIPTEKMYYLENYNASEGYFGLQDQSDSDDLLLMLDYGIYYEFLPTERMHEENPKTLRLDEVEIGKNYALIISTNAGLWRYKIGDTIKFTSLSPYRFQISGRTKQYINTFGEEVIVDNAEQALTEASKLTNARVKDYTAGPVYFKDAEAGAHEWVIEFEQQPNDFKRFCEILDAKLREINSDYDAKRFKDMALRSPIIHNAPENTFYTWMKSRDKLGGQNKVPRLSNNREYLDPLLKILRD; encoded by the coding sequence ATGGCCCTATTAAACTCCATTTTTACTTGGTTCATGAAAAAGAGAATTCATCAGATTGAGCTTTTCATGAAATACCCGCACGACGTGCAAGAAGAATGGTTTCAAAGTTTAATTTCCACAGCAGAGGCAACCGAGTGGGGAAAAAAATATGATTACACCAGCATATTGACTCCCGAGATATTCAAAGAGCGGGTTCCGATACAAGACTACGACGATATCAAAGGCTATGTGGACCGTATGATCAAAGGCGAACAGAATATCCTCTGGCCTTCGGATATCAAATGGTTTGCAAAATCTTCGGGTACAACATCGGACCGTAGCAAGTTCATTCCTGTCAGCGAAGAAGCACTCGAAGAATGCCATTTTCAGGGAGGAAAGGACATGCTGACCATCTATTGCCACAATAGACCTGAAAACCGCGTTTTTACCGGTAAGTCCGTAGTCATTGGCGGTTCCTCCCAGATCAATAATTTCAGTCCCGACTCTTATTATGGGGATTTGTCGTCGATCTTGATCCGCAATCTGCCATTCTGGGCAGAATTCAAACGGACCCCAAACATAGAAGTGACTTTAAATCCTAATTTTGAAGAAAAGATCGAACAGATAGCGCAGATCACCATCAAGGAAAATGTGACCAGCCTGGCGGGCGTACCGACATGGAATATTGTAATGGCTAAGCGCATCCTGGAAATCACGGGCAAGGACAATCTACTGGAGGTATGGCCAAACCTCGAATTTTATGGTCATGGAGGGGTTAGCTTCAAGCCTTACCGTGAGCAGTTCAAGTCCCTCATTCCTACAGAAAAGATGTATTATCTGGAAAACTATAATGCCTCAGAAGGCTATTTTGGCCTGCAGGACCAGTCAGATTCGGACGATTTGTTATTGATGCTGGACTACGGGATTTATTACGAATTTCTGCCGACCGAACGGATGCATGAGGAAAATCCAAAAACCTTGCGCTTGGATGAGGTGGAAATCGGTAAAAACTACGCGCTGATCATATCGACCAACGCGGGATTGTGGCGCTATAAAATCGGGGATACCATCAAATTCACCTCTTTGTCGCCCTACCGCTTTCAGATCTCAGGCCGTACCAAGCAATATATCAACACGTTTGGCGAAGAGGTGATCGTGGACAATGCTGAGCAGGCGCTGACTGAAGCCAGCAAACTGACCAACGCGCGTGTCAAAGATTATACGGCGGGCCCCGTATATTTTAAAGATGCTGAAGCGGGAGCCCATGAATGGGTCATCGAATTTGAGCAACAGCCCAATGACTTTAAGCGGTTTTGTGAAATACTGGATGCCAAACTACGGGAAATCAATTCTGATTACGATGCAAAGCGATTTAAGGACATGGCGCTGCGATCACCGATCATCCATAATGCGCCTGAAAATACTTTCTATACATGGATGAAATCCAGGGATAAGCTAGGTGGCCAGAATAAGGTGCCACGGCTGAGCAACAACAGGGAATATTTGGACCCGCTACTGAAAATTCTACGTGATTAA
- a CDS encoding metal-sulfur cluster assembly factor yields MSIIILDKLGLAPKIQAVLETIYDPELKPANIVDLGLVYEIITKEDGIAKVVMTLTAPGCPVAGEIMNEVQEKVAGVEGVKEALVELTFDPPWTKDMMSEEAKLELGFL; encoded by the coding sequence ATGAGCATTATTATATTAGACAAGCTGGGTCTGGCGCCCAAAATTCAGGCGGTTTTGGAGACCATCTACGACCCTGAACTAAAGCCGGCCAATATCGTGGACCTTGGTCTTGTATATGAGATCATCACCAAAGAAGACGGCATTGCAAAAGTGGTGATGACGCTAACTGCCCCCGGTTGTCCTGTCGCAGGGGAAATCATGAATGAGGTACAAGAGAAAGTTGCGGGGGTGGAAGGAGTCAAAGAAGCCCTGGTAGAACTGACGTTTGACCCTCCATGGACTAAAGATATGATGTCCGAAGAGGCAAAGCTTGAGCTGGGTTTTTTATAA
- a CDS encoding cation:proton antiporter, with amino-acid sequence MLSHTLILEIGIAVGLVAIVGLIANKLRFSVIPFFIIIGMVLGQHAPRIGMVDLTFTESKPFIDFMGRLGVLFLLFYLGLEFSVNRLIKSGKAIVTGGTIYVLLNFTSGLLIGWLMDMPFKEMMVLCGIMTSSSTAIVAKVLTDLKRTANPETEVIMGMIMFDDLFIAMHISFLSGLILTGSSSFWTVAGTSLLALGFILAFLVLGRKLVPAIDRLLKEKTSELFILIIFALLFIVAGFSETIHVAEAIGALMAGLVLADSQYIKKIEAMVLPYKDFFGAMFFFSFGLSIDIMSLGGAVLWASIAALVTVMGNLASGYFASKFSGMKPKTSFDIGFTLSARGEFSIIMANIGKAGALLPVIQSFVVVYVLILSIVSPLLTKESRNLWKLLFGSDPNTAKPLKKLSDLENKI; translated from the coding sequence ATGCTATCACACACCTTAATTCTGGAAATTGGAATCGCCGTAGGACTCGTTGCTATTGTTGGATTGATTGCCAACAAGCTCCGATTTTCCGTTATTCCTTTTTTCATAATTATAGGGATGGTGCTAGGGCAGCACGCTCCGCGGATTGGCATGGTGGATCTGACCTTTACCGAAAGCAAACCCTTTATTGATTTTATGGGGCGGCTTGGGGTCTTGTTTTTGTTGTTCTATCTGGGGTTGGAGTTTTCGGTAAACCGGCTGATCAAATCCGGAAAAGCGATTGTGACGGGGGGAACTATCTACGTTCTGCTCAACTTTACTTCGGGGCTATTGATCGGATGGCTGATGGATATGCCTTTTAAGGAGATGATGGTCCTCTGCGGTATTATGACGAGTTCGTCAACCGCGATAGTAGCAAAGGTGCTGACAGACCTCAAACGCACGGCAAACCCCGAAACCGAAGTGATCATGGGGATGATTATGTTTGATGATCTCTTTATTGCCATGCATATTTCTTTCCTGTCGGGGCTGATCTTGACAGGAAGCAGTTCCTTTTGGACGGTTGCAGGTACTTCTTTGCTCGCGCTGGGCTTTATACTGGCGTTTCTTGTTCTGGGCAGGAAGCTAGTCCCTGCGATCGATCGCCTTTTAAAGGAAAAAACGTCGGAACTATTTATATTAATCATTTTCGCCCTGCTTTTTATCGTTGCTGGTTTTTCGGAGACCATCCATGTGGCTGAAGCTATTGGTGCATTGATGGCCGGACTCGTATTGGCTGATTCGCAGTATATTAAAAAGATCGAGGCAATGGTCTTACCCTATAAGGATTTCTTTGGTGCAATGTTTTTCTTCAGTTTTGGGCTTTCCATCGATATCATGTCTCTTGGTGGTGCAGTGCTTTGGGCCTCTATTGCGGCGTTGGTGACCGTGATGGGTAATCTAGCCTCCGGCTATTTCGCCTCAAAGTTCTCAGGCATGAAGCCAAAGACATCCTTTGATATCGGATTCACTTTGTCAGCGCGGGGCGAATTCTCGATTATTATGGCCAATATTGGTAAGGCAGGGGCGTTGCTGCCCGTCATTCAGTCCTTTGTGGTGGTCTATGTGTTGATCCTCTCCATCGTGTCTCCCTTGTTGACCAAGGAGTCGCGTAACCTATGGAAACTGCTCTTTGGCAGCGATCCAAATACAGCCAAACCGTTGAAGAAACTGAGTGATCTGGAAAACAAAATATAG